The Microbacterium sp. LWO12-1.2 genome includes a window with the following:
- a CDS encoding M20/M25/M40 family metallo-hydrolase, which translates to MIDPSLPEVVRIASDLIRFDTSNFGGGNAKGEREAAEYVGTYLEALGLDVEYYEPIPRRTNVMARIAGRDRSKPALVVHGHLDVVPAMAEEWSVDPFAGLVRDGMLWGRGAVDMKNMNAMILTAVAEILRAGEQPERDLILAFFADEENGGVEGSALVVKDRPQWFEGACSAISEVGGYSITVDDRRAYLLQVGEKALIWIRLVAKGRAGHGSRLHEENAVTRLAEAVAAIGRTRWPIRLTATTTALLEGLSALTGRGVEDPDVLAAAAGPAEAFLRSSFRTTANPTALTAGYKHNVIPERAEALIDVRVIPGTEDDVLAELQRIVGDDIVIETVVRDIGMETPFEGDLVDAMVASIGRHDPGVPVIPYLLGAGTDNKALAALGITGYGFAPLKLPADLDFTGMFHGVDERVPVESLVFGQRVLTDLLRSF; encoded by the coding sequence ATGATTGATCCGTCCCTTCCGGAGGTCGTCCGCATCGCGAGCGACCTGATCCGCTTCGACACGTCCAACTTCGGCGGAGGCAATGCCAAGGGCGAGCGCGAGGCCGCGGAGTACGTCGGCACCTACCTCGAAGCGCTGGGGCTCGATGTCGAGTACTACGAGCCGATCCCTCGTCGGACCAACGTCATGGCTCGGATAGCGGGCCGTGATCGCTCGAAGCCCGCGCTGGTCGTGCACGGTCATCTCGACGTGGTCCCGGCGATGGCCGAGGAGTGGAGCGTCGACCCGTTCGCCGGTCTCGTGCGCGATGGGATGCTCTGGGGACGCGGAGCCGTCGACATGAAGAACATGAACGCGATGATCCTCACCGCGGTCGCCGAGATCCTTCGTGCCGGAGAACAGCCGGAGCGCGATCTGATCCTCGCCTTCTTCGCGGATGAGGAGAACGGCGGGGTGGAGGGGTCGGCGCTCGTCGTCAAGGACCGCCCCCAGTGGTTCGAGGGCGCCTGTTCGGCGATCAGCGAGGTCGGCGGCTACTCGATCACGGTCGACGATCGCCGCGCGTACCTGCTGCAGGTGGGTGAGAAGGCGTTGATCTGGATCCGCCTGGTCGCCAAGGGGCGTGCGGGCCACGGCAGCCGCCTGCACGAGGAGAACGCCGTGACGCGGCTGGCTGAGGCCGTGGCGGCGATCGGACGCACCCGGTGGCCCATCCGTCTCACCGCGACCACCACCGCGCTCCTGGAAGGCCTCAGCGCCCTCACCGGACGGGGCGTCGAGGACCCGGATGTTCTGGCCGCCGCGGCGGGACCCGCTGAGGCGTTCCTGCGCTCCTCGTTCCGCACGACGGCGAACCCGACGGCACTCACCGCAGGCTACAAGCACAACGTGATCCCCGAGCGAGCCGAGGCCCTGATCGATGTGCGCGTGATCCCCGGCACCGAGGATGACGTGCTGGCGGAACTGCAGCGCATCGTCGGTGACGACATCGTGATCGAGACCGTGGTTCGCGACATCGGCATGGAGACCCCGTTCGAGGGTGATCTCGTCGATGCGATGGTCGCGAGCATCGGCCGTCACGACCCGGGCGTTCCCGTGATCCCGTACCTGCTGGGGGCGGGCACCGACAACAAGGCGCTCGCAGCGCTCGGCATCACCGGTTACGGATTCGCGCCGCTCAAGCTCCCCGCCGACCTCGACTTCACGGGCATGTTCCACGGTGTCGACGAGCGCGTACCCGTAGAATCGCTTGTCTTCGGCCAGCGGGTGCTGACCGATCTGCTGCGCTCGTTCTGA
- a CDS encoding Sir2 family NAD-dependent protein deacetylase, which yields MSATIAHAAELLRGKRIALLTGAGISTDSGIPAYRGEGARTRSDPMTIQTYLGDEAARRRYWVGGHLGWKAFAQAGPNAGHTALAEMEASGLVSGVITQNVDGLHLRAGSSHVIEVHGTMRRVLCLHCGQVFDRRDVAVQIEELNPWITVPENVALAPDGDVLPESTEGFVIPVCTVCEGMLKPDVVFFGEYVPQDRFRAAESLLRASSALIVAGSSLVVNSGVRLVERARRRSIPLIIVNREPTRADVWADVTIAAGTSDVLPALQELLR from the coding sequence ATGTCGGCCACCATCGCCCACGCTGCAGAGCTGCTGCGCGGAAAGCGCATCGCCCTCCTGACAGGTGCCGGCATCTCCACCGATTCCGGTATCCCCGCGTATCGCGGTGAAGGCGCCAGGACGCGCAGCGACCCGATGACGATCCAGACCTACCTGGGTGATGAAGCCGCTCGACGACGGTATTGGGTCGGCGGCCATCTCGGTTGGAAGGCGTTCGCGCAGGCCGGACCGAATGCCGGTCACACGGCCCTCGCCGAGATGGAGGCCTCGGGCCTCGTCTCCGGAGTGATCACGCAGAACGTCGACGGCCTGCATCTGCGGGCCGGCAGCTCCCACGTCATCGAGGTGCACGGCACCATGCGTCGTGTGCTCTGCCTGCACTGCGGTCAGGTGTTCGATCGCCGCGACGTGGCCGTGCAGATCGAGGAGCTCAACCCCTGGATCACGGTCCCCGAGAATGTCGCACTGGCACCGGACGGCGATGTCCTCCCGGAGTCGACCGAGGGGTTCGTCATCCCGGTGTGCACCGTGTGCGAAGGCATGCTGAAGCCGGACGTCGTCTTCTTCGGCGAGTACGTTCCGCAGGACCGCTTCCGCGCAGCCGAATCGTTGCTGCGCGCCAGCTCCGCGCTGATCGTCGCCGGGTCCTCGCTCGTCGTGAACTCGGGCGTGCGGCTGGTGGAGCGTGCGCGCCGACGCAGCATCCCCCTGATCATCGTCAATCGCGAGCCGACGCGCGCGGATGTCTGGGCCGATGTCACCATCGCCGCCGGCACCAGCGACGTGCTCCCCGCACTTCAGGAGCTTCTTCGATGA
- a CDS encoding VIT1/CCC1 transporter family protein, which produces MTAPAAVEPTAADRRRWARYLVEERAEGSVYQKLAARRQGEERDILLNLADAERRHEQHWLDLLGGEPKRLPRAGVRSRLLGWMAGRFGSIFVLALAQSAEARSPYDAEQYATPAMRADEKVHYEVVRGLAARGRRRLSGSFRAAVFGANDGLVSNLALVLGIGATGVSSGFVLFSGIAGLLAGALSMGAGEFVSVRSQRELLAATEANDDAAAAAGDLDIDENELALVYRARGMDQDEALERARVIVAAAQAGVRRAATGPVRTHGGHDHDIVGSDWTAAISSFLLFASGAIIPVLPWIFGLQGTAAVVVALILVGIALLTTGAMVGILSGGPPLRRALRQLAIGFGAAAVTYLLGLLFGVGAV; this is translated from the coding sequence ATGACAGCCCCCGCTGCCGTTGAGCCGACCGCCGCCGATCGCCGGCGCTGGGCCCGCTATCTCGTCGAGGAACGTGCCGAAGGTTCCGTCTACCAGAAGCTCGCCGCGCGCAGGCAGGGCGAAGAACGGGACATTCTGCTGAACCTTGCGGATGCGGAACGCCGCCACGAGCAGCACTGGCTCGATCTGCTCGGCGGCGAGCCGAAGCGGCTGCCTCGTGCCGGTGTGCGTTCCCGCCTGCTCGGCTGGATGGCCGGACGGTTCGGGTCCATCTTCGTGCTCGCGCTCGCGCAGAGTGCGGAGGCGCGTTCGCCGTACGACGCGGAGCAGTACGCGACACCTGCGATGCGCGCCGACGAGAAGGTGCACTACGAGGTGGTCCGTGGTCTCGCCGCACGCGGGCGCCGACGCCTGTCCGGTTCCTTCCGGGCCGCGGTGTTCGGGGCGAACGACGGCCTCGTCAGCAACCTCGCTCTGGTGCTCGGCATCGGCGCGACGGGGGTGAGCTCCGGATTCGTGCTCTTCAGCGGGATCGCCGGGCTCCTGGCCGGAGCGCTGTCGATGGGAGCCGGCGAGTTCGTGTCGGTGCGTTCACAGCGAGAGCTGCTGGCAGCCACCGAGGCGAACGACGACGCGGCCGCCGCCGCGGGTGATCTCGACATCGACGAGAACGAGCTGGCTTTGGTCTACCGTGCCAGAGGGATGGATCAGGACGAGGCGTTGGAACGTGCCCGCGTCATCGTCGCCGCAGCGCAGGCGGGTGTGCGTCGCGCCGCCACCGGCCCTGTCCGCACACACGGGGGACACGACCACGACATCGTCGGCAGCGACTGGACGGCCGCGATCTCCAGCTTCCTCCTGTTCGCGTCCGGCGCGATCATTCCGGTGCTGCCGTGGATCTTCGGGCTGCAGGGAACGGCAGCCGTGGTCGTCGCGCTGATCCTGGTCGGAATCGCGCTGCTGACCACCGGTGCGATGGTCGGCATCCTGTCCGGGGGGCCGCCACTGCGTCGAGCGTTGCGCCAACTGGCGATCGGCTTCGGTGCGGCGGCCGTCACCTATCTCCTGGGACTGCTGTTCGGAGTCGGCGCGGTCTGA
- a CDS encoding MaoC family dehydratase, whose product MTQDIIQRGLYYEEFVVDARYLHRPGRTATEADNVLFTTLTMNTQALHLDAAFADAQEPFHARLMNSMWTLSTMVGASVGQLTQGTLVAQLGFGEIAFPKPLFAGDTLYTESIVLDKRLSSSRPGQGIVRIAHTGRNQHDTVVATATRSVLVHTLPEGTPAP is encoded by the coding sequence ATGACGCAGGACATCATCCAGCGGGGGCTCTACTACGAGGAGTTCGTGGTCGACGCTCGCTACCTCCACCGGCCGGGACGCACGGCCACAGAGGCCGACAACGTGCTGTTCACCACCTTGACGATGAACACGCAGGCTCTCCATCTCGACGCGGCGTTCGCCGACGCCCAGGAGCCGTTCCACGCGCGCCTGATGAACTCGATGTGGACGCTCTCCACGATGGTCGGCGCATCGGTCGGGCAGCTCACGCAGGGGACCCTCGTCGCTCAGCTCGGCTTCGGTGAGATCGCGTTCCCGAAGCCGTTGTTCGCCGGTGACACCCTCTACACCGAGAGCATCGTGCTCGATAAGCGACTCTCCTCCTCCCGTCCGGGACAGGGGATCGTCCGTATCGCGCACACCGGCCGCAACCAGCATGACACGGTGGTGGCCACCGCGACCCGGTCCGTCCTCGTTCATACTCTCCCCGAAGGGACCCCTGCACCATGA
- a CDS encoding histidine phosphatase family protein: MTLLTLVRHGQTDWNLAKRIQGSTDIPLNETGRADARSAAEKLAGDTHHAVYTSPLLRAKETAEIIAERLGLEVTGVVPDIREREFGEGEGMLVPDYIKAYGDWHAEVPGAESLHDVGERAIDALHAIAREARRRSAPRAESVIVVAHGGVIRAVIDHVSGGTLPRDGQVLQNGSAHRFVAAPGYLRLLEESPVL, translated from the coding sequence ATGACTCTGCTCACTCTCGTCCGGCACGGCCAGACCGACTGGAACCTCGCGAAGCGCATTCAGGGCTCCACCGACATCCCGCTCAACGAGACCGGACGTGCCGACGCCAGGTCGGCGGCGGAGAAGCTCGCTGGCGACACGCATCATGCCGTCTACACCAGCCCGCTGCTGCGGGCGAAGGAGACCGCGGAGATCATCGCGGAGCGACTGGGGCTCGAAGTCACCGGTGTCGTCCCCGACATCCGTGAGCGTGAGTTCGGCGAGGGCGAGGGCATGCTCGTTCCCGACTACATCAAGGCCTACGGGGACTGGCATGCCGAGGTGCCCGGCGCCGAGTCCCTGCACGACGTCGGCGAACGGGCGATCGATGCCCTGCACGCCATCGCCCGCGAGGCACGCCGCCGCTCCGCACCGCGCGCAGAGTCGGTCATCGTCGTCGCCCACGGCGGAGTGATCCGCGCCGTGATCGATCATGTCTCCGGCGGAACACTCCCCCGTGACGGGCAAGTCCTGCAGAACGGCTCGGCACATCGTTTCGTCGCGGCCCCCGGATACCTGCGGCTGCTCGAGGAGTCGCCGGTCCTCTGA
- a CDS encoding DEAD/DEAH box helicase, protein MLSPSFPQRAPWGTANKLRAWQQEALEQYFAADQRDFLVAATPGAGKTTFALTLAVELMRMGEVNRIIVVAPTEHLKTQWADAAARVHIRLDPRFRNSDWAPARHYHGAVVTYAQVAAKSSVHRHLTEDAQTLVILDEVHHGGDALSWGDAIRDAYGPAKRRLLLSGTPFRSDTAPIPFVEYHPDDSGARISRTDYNYGYGRALADGVVRPVLFHMYAGKMRWRTTTGDELETHLGQDNTKDVTSQAWRTALDPEGDWMPAVLSAADRRLTEIRHHVPDAGGLVLATDQTVARAYAKILHSITGQQPTIVLSDDATASERIEKFSANDARWMVAVRMVSEGVDVPRLAVGVYATSSSTPLFFAQAIGRFVRARRRGEAASVFLPQVPVLMGLANEMDKQRDHALDRQSSEEDGLDDSLLESANREEETSDALTQEFSYQALSSVAHFDRVVFEGQEFGQLAEPGTPEEEEFIGFPGLLEPEHVHELLMQRQSRQSRLREAREASAGPTETTTLPAPLHRTLKEQRQLLNSLVGLYARQKGEPHGAVHAELRRICGGPAVAQATVTQLQSRIEVLRKRVRA, encoded by the coding sequence ATGCTCTCACCGTCCTTTCCTCAGCGCGCCCCTTGGGGAACCGCGAACAAGCTGCGCGCCTGGCAGCAGGAGGCCCTCGAACAGTACTTCGCGGCGGATCAACGCGACTTCCTCGTCGCCGCCACGCCCGGTGCAGGCAAGACCACGTTCGCACTCACCCTCGCTGTCGAGCTCATGCGCATGGGCGAGGTCAACCGCATCATCGTGGTGGCCCCCACCGAGCATCTCAAGACGCAATGGGCCGACGCGGCAGCGCGTGTGCACATCCGCCTCGACCCCCGCTTCCGCAACAGCGACTGGGCGCCCGCCCGCCACTATCACGGGGCGGTCGTGACGTACGCGCAGGTGGCCGCGAAGTCGTCGGTGCACCGGCACCTGACAGAAGACGCCCAGACACTCGTGATCCTCGACGAGGTCCACCACGGCGGTGACGCGCTCAGCTGGGGCGACGCCATCCGAGACGCCTACGGTCCCGCGAAGCGGCGTCTGCTCCTTTCCGGCACACCGTTCCGCAGCGATACCGCACCGATCCCGTTCGTCGAGTACCACCCCGACGATTCCGGCGCACGCATCTCCCGCACGGACTACAACTACGGCTACGGTCGGGCCCTCGCCGACGGCGTCGTCCGCCCTGTGCTGTTCCACATGTACGCGGGCAAGATGCGCTGGCGCACGACGACGGGAGACGAGCTCGAGACGCACCTCGGCCAGGACAACACCAAGGATGTGACGTCGCAGGCCTGGCGGACGGCACTCGACCCGGAGGGGGACTGGATGCCGGCGGTGCTGTCCGCCGCCGACCGCCGTCTCACCGAGATCCGCCACCACGTTCCGGATGCCGGAGGGCTCGTGCTGGCGACCGATCAGACGGTCGCGCGCGCCTATGCCAAGATCCTGCACAGCATCACAGGCCAACAGCCGACGATCGTGCTCTCCGACGATGCGACCGCGTCGGAGCGGATCGAGAAGTTCAGCGCGAACGATGCCCGATGGATGGTCGCCGTGCGGATGGTCTCGGAGGGCGTCGACGTCCCGCGTCTCGCCGTCGGAGTGTATGCGACGTCCTCTTCGACTCCGCTGTTCTTCGCGCAGGCCATCGGCCGGTTCGTGCGCGCCCGGCGCCGTGGCGAGGCCGCCAGCGTCTTCCTCCCGCAGGTTCCCGTGCTCATGGGGCTCGCGAACGAGATGGACAAGCAGCGCGACCACGCGCTCGACCGTCAGTCGAGCGAAGAAGACGGCCTCGATGACTCGCTGCTCGAGAGCGCGAACCGCGAGGAGGAGACGTCGGATGCGCTGACCCAGGAGTTCAGCTATCAGGCACTCTCGTCGGTCGCCCACTTCGACAGGGTGGTTTTCGAAGGGCAGGAGTTCGGTCAGCTGGCCGAGCCGGGCACGCCTGAGGAAGAGGAGTTCATCGGCTTCCCTGGGCTTCTCGAGCCGGAGCACGTGCACGAGCTGCTCATGCAGCGGCAGTCTCGTCAGTCCCGCTTGAGAGAGGCGCGAGAGGCATCGGCCGGACCGACGGAGACGACGACGCTGCCGGCGCCGTTGCACCGAACCCTCAAGGAGCAACGCCAGCTTCTCAACAGCCTGGTCGGGCTGTACGCCCGCCAGAAGGGTGAGCCGCACGGTGCCGTGCATGCGGAGCTCCGCCGTATCTGCGGCGGACCGGCCGTCGCGCAGGCGACGGTGACACAGCTCCAGTCACGTATCGAGGTTCTCCGCAAGCGCGTGCGCGCCTGA
- a CDS encoding integrase core domain-containing protein, with amino-acid sequence MIALRDELIGNGVDAGADTIAEHLAREGTLLSRTTIWRILTAGGKVTPQPQKRPRSSWHRFTADRPNELWQSDFTHITLADGTDSEVIGWIDDHSRYVLHLSAHRRVTGRTVTDTFSETAAQHGYPTATLTDNGMVYTTRLARGGRGRGDGAGNGFETLLATLGITQKNGKPFKPTTQGKIERFWQTLKKYTDTHPAATLTELQAALDTFRDYYNNIRPHRGINRKTPTFAYQLIPKASPHHPKTRTPGASATTPSTTTARSPSATTEDSSTSASDALTPAPRSSASSTTTTPRSSPSAPANSSPNSPSTPPRTTNAKTAEPPETGGSAVHDVQRHHICARRGT; translated from the coding sequence GTGATCGCTCTGCGGGATGAGCTCATCGGCAACGGAGTGGATGCCGGGGCAGACACGATCGCAGAGCACCTCGCCCGCGAGGGCACTCTTCTCTCACGGACCACGATCTGGCGCATCCTGACCGCAGGAGGAAAGGTCACCCCACAACCCCAGAAGCGTCCCCGATCGTCCTGGCACCGGTTCACCGCGGACCGACCGAACGAACTCTGGCAATCCGACTTCACCCACATCACCCTCGCCGACGGCACCGATAGTGAAGTCATCGGCTGGATCGATGACCACTCTCGCTACGTGCTCCATCTCAGCGCTCACCGCCGCGTCACCGGCCGCACCGTGACCGACACCTTCAGCGAAACAGCAGCCCAGCACGGGTATCCCACCGCGACTCTCACGGACAACGGCATGGTCTACACCACCCGCCTCGCCCGCGGAGGACGCGGCAGAGGCGACGGCGCCGGCAACGGATTCGAGACTCTCCTCGCCACCCTCGGCATCACCCAGAAGAACGGCAAACCCTTCAAACCCACCACCCAAGGCAAGATCGAACGCTTCTGGCAGACCCTGAAGAAATACACCGACACGCACCCCGCAGCCACCCTGACCGAGCTGCAGGCCGCCCTCGACACGTTCCGCGACTACTACAACAACATCCGCCCGCACCGCGGCATCAACCGAAAGACCCCCACATTCGCCTACCAACTGATCCCGAAAGCCAGCCCACACCACCCGAAGACCCGAACACCTGGCGCGTCCGCTACGACACCATCGACAACGACGGCAAGATCACCCTCCGCCACCACGGAAGACTCCTCCACCTCGGCATCGGACGCGCTCACACCCGCACCGAGATCATCTGCCTCGTCCACAACGACGACGCCACGATCATCACCCTCAGCACCGGCGAACTCCTCGCCGAATTCACCCTCGACCCCACCAAGAACTACCAACGCAAAAACGGCTGAACCCCCGGAAACCGGGGGTTCAGCCGTTCACGATGTCCAGAGACATCACATCTGTGCGCGGAGGGGGACTTGA
- a CDS encoding HpcH/HpaI aldolase/citrate lyase family protein: MTFALGPAILFCPADRPERFRTALDRADAVILDLEDAVLPAAKATARGNLIDADIDPDRVIVRVNAPGTEAFVSDLATLSQTDFRTVMVAKTEAPESLASFDPRFSLIALCETARGVHAADRIAAHPQVVALMWGAEDLVASIGGTSSRRADGAYRDVARYARARVLIEAGAHGKRAIDAVHIDIDDVNGLALEATDAAASGFTATACIHPSQVPVIRAAYRPDEKTLAWARAVLVAAEQERGVFRFQGRMVDEPVLRHARSVVSREA; encoded by the coding sequence ATGACGTTCGCGCTCGGACCCGCGATCCTGTTCTGCCCCGCCGATCGCCCTGAAAGATTCCGTACCGCTCTCGACCGCGCGGATGCGGTGATCCTCGATCTGGAGGACGCGGTACTGCCGGCGGCGAAAGCGACTGCCCGCGGCAACCTGATCGATGCGGACATCGATCCCGATCGCGTGATCGTGCGAGTGAATGCGCCGGGCACCGAGGCGTTCGTGTCGGATCTCGCGACGTTGAGCCAGACCGATTTCCGCACCGTGATGGTCGCGAAGACCGAGGCCCCGGAGAGCCTTGCATCGTTCGACCCGCGCTTCTCGCTGATCGCGCTCTGCGAGACCGCGCGCGGTGTCCACGCTGCGGACCGCATCGCCGCGCATCCGCAGGTGGTCGCCCTGATGTGGGGAGCGGAGGATCTCGTCGCCTCGATCGGAGGCACATCGAGTCGTCGGGCTGACGGGGCGTATCGCGATGTGGCCCGCTACGCGCGGGCACGCGTTCTGATCGAAGCCGGCGCACACGGGAAGCGCGCCATCGACGCCGTGCACATCGACATCGACGACGTGAACGGTCTGGCGCTGGAGGCGACGGATGCCGCGGCCTCCGGTTTCACCGCGACGGCCTGCATCCATCCGAGCCAGGTTCCGGTGATCCGAGCGGCCTACCGGCCTGACGAGAAGACTCTCGCCTGGGCACGTGCAGTGCTCGTGGCGGCAGAGCAGGAGCGGGGGGTGTTCCGCTTCCAGGGCCGGATGGTCGACGAACCCGTTCTCCGGCATGCCCGCTCCGTCGTGTCGCGCGAGGCCTGA
- a CDS encoding SGNH/GDSL hydrolase family protein produces the protein MTDQDSTRTPYVDNDAPHPWRRFVAIGDSFTEGIGDPDPRSPGGHRGWADRVAEVLGQQVDDFAYANLAVRGKLIAQIVADQIEPAVALHPDLVSICAGGNDVIRPGTDPDAIAEQLEDAVTRLSSTGAAILLFTGIDTAFTPVFRAFRGKVAIYNENVRAIAERHDCIVADQWALKVVQDPRFFDDDRLHYNALGHHEVARMALRALNVPNDLEAMQPEPIPVRTWREARAGDLGWAREHLVPWVLRRLRHQSSGDNLAAKRPEPSPVFLPEQD, from the coding sequence ATGACCGACCAGGATTCGACTCGGACCCCGTACGTCGACAACGATGCACCCCACCCCTGGCGCCGTTTCGTGGCGATCGGGGACTCGTTCACCGAAGGGATCGGCGACCCCGACCCGCGCAGTCCCGGAGGACACCGGGGCTGGGCAGACCGCGTCGCCGAGGTCCTCGGACAGCAGGTGGACGACTTCGCCTATGCGAACCTCGCGGTGCGTGGAAAGCTCATCGCCCAGATCGTCGCCGACCAGATCGAACCGGCCGTCGCCCTGCACCCTGATCTCGTCTCGATCTGCGCCGGAGGCAACGACGTGATCCGCCCGGGAACCGACCCGGACGCGATCGCCGAGCAACTGGAAGACGCCGTCACGCGCCTGTCATCGACGGGCGCTGCGATCCTTCTCTTCACGGGCATCGACACGGCCTTCACCCCGGTCTTCCGCGCGTTCCGCGGCAAGGTAGCGATCTACAACGAGAACGTGCGGGCCATCGCGGAGCGTCACGACTGCATCGTCGCCGACCAATGGGCGCTCAAGGTCGTGCAGGATCCCCGCTTCTTCGATGACGACCGGCTGCACTACAACGCATTGGGCCACCACGAGGTCGCCCGCATGGCGCTGCGCGCGTTGAACGTTCCGAACGACCTCGAAGCCATGCAGCCGGAGCCGATACCGGTGCGCACGTGGCGGGAGGCGCGCGCCGGCGACCTCGGCTGGGCGCGGGAGCACCTGGTCCCGTGGGTGCTGCGCCGCCTCCGGCACCAGTCTTCGGGCGACAACCTCGCCGCCAAGCGCCCTGAGCCGTCGCCGGTGTTCCTGCCAGAGCAGGACTGA
- a CDS encoding TrmH family RNA methyltransferase has translation MELQRVTDPDDRRLDDYRGLTDTALRALSEPSGGLYIAESTKVIARAVASGHRPRSVLVQERRVDDIRQIVGDFDVPVYVVPDEVAEAVTGFAVHRGTIASMHRPALPPVRDVLEGASLVLILENIGDHTNVGAAFRAAAGLGADAVLVSPGGADPLYRRSVRVSMGTVFQVPWTRITDWETAIADLHAAGFDIAALALRDDAVTLDVYAADRPERVALVMGSEGDGLSREAMAGADTIVTIPMSGGVDSLNVASAAAVALWSMKS, from the coding sequence GTGGAACTGCAGCGTGTGACCGACCCCGATGACCGACGCCTCGATGACTACCGCGGCCTCACCGACACGGCTCTGCGTGCACTGTCGGAGCCATCGGGTGGGCTGTACATCGCGGAGTCGACGAAGGTGATCGCCCGCGCTGTCGCGTCCGGTCATCGCCCACGCTCCGTGCTGGTGCAGGAGCGTCGGGTGGACGACATCCGCCAGATCGTCGGCGATTTCGACGTGCCGGTCTACGTCGTCCCCGACGAGGTCGCCGAGGCGGTGACGGGTTTCGCCGTGCACCGGGGGACCATCGCGTCCATGCACCGCCCGGCGCTGCCGCCCGTGCGCGACGTCCTCGAAGGCGCGTCCCTCGTGCTGATCCTGGAGAACATCGGCGATCACACGAACGTGGGTGCCGCCTTCCGCGCAGCTGCGGGGCTCGGCGCGGATGCAGTGCTCGTGTCGCCCGGTGGGGCGGACCCGCTCTACCGCCGCAGCGTCCGGGTGAGCATGGGCACCGTGTTCCAGGTGCCGTGGACGCGCATCACGGACTGGGAGACCGCCATCGCCGATCTCCACGCCGCAGGCTTCGACATCGCGGCGCTGGCACTGCGCGATGATGCGGTGACGCTCGACGTCTACGCCGCCGATCGCCCCGAACGCGTGGCCCTGGTCATGGGGTCTGAGGGCGACGGCCTCTCGCGAGAGGCGATGGCGGGCGCGGACACGATCGTCACGATCCCGATGTCCGGTGGGGTCGACTCGCTCAACGTGGCATCCGCGGCAGCGGTCGCACTCTGGTCGATGAAGAGCTGA
- a CDS encoding acyl-CoA dehydrogenase family protein, whose protein sequence is MEELTEEERELAGMVREFAETVVAPQSYEADRTHTLSMDVVGQMGDLGLFGLPFSEEYGGQGGDYMALGIAIEALGRVDQSIAITLEAGVSLGAMPVYRFGTEEQKRSLLPDLLAGRALAGFGLTEPEAGSDAGATRTTARLDGDEWVIDGSKQFITNSGTPITRFVTVTAVTGNVDGRKEISTIIVPNGTPGFTVEAPYDKVGWNASDTHPLTFDGARVPAANLLGARGTGFRNFLSILDEGRIAIAALATGAAEGCLEASVEYAKSRTIFGSALSTRQNAQFTLARMRARVHTARLAWHHAARLRDAGRPFAEQAAIAKLVAGEAAMDNARDATQIFGGNGFMNEFPVARHYRDSKILEIGEGTTEVQLLIIARGLGLAG, encoded by the coding sequence ATGGAAGAGCTGACCGAGGAGGAGCGCGAGCTCGCCGGGATGGTGCGCGAGTTCGCCGAGACGGTCGTCGCACCGCAGTCCTACGAGGCCGATCGCACCCATACGCTCTCGATGGACGTCGTGGGCCAGATGGGCGACCTCGGGCTGTTCGGTCTGCCGTTCTCGGAGGAGTACGGCGGGCAGGGCGGCGACTATATGGCGCTCGGCATCGCGATCGAGGCGCTCGGCCGCGTGGACCAGTCCATCGCGATCACGCTCGAGGCAGGGGTGAGCCTGGGGGCGATGCCGGTGTACCGGTTCGGCACCGAGGAGCAGAAGCGATCGCTGCTCCCTGATCTGCTCGCGGGGCGTGCTCTTGCCGGGTTCGGCCTCACGGAGCCGGAGGCCGGGAGCGACGCCGGAGCGACCCGCACGACAGCCCGTCTGGATGGCGACGAGTGGGTGATCGACGGATCGAAGCAGTTCATCACGAACTCCGGCACCCCGATCACGAGGTTCGTGACGGTGACGGCCGTGACGGGCAATGTGGACGGCCGCAAGGAGATCTCCACGATCATCGTTCCCAACGGGACCCCGGGGTTCACGGTCGAAGCGCCGTACGACAAGGTCGGTTGGAACGCCTCCGACACACATCCGCTCACCTTCGACGGGGCACGAGTCCCGGCAGCGAACCTTCTGGGAGCGCGCGGGACCGGGTTCCGGAACTTCCTCAGCATTCTCGACGAGGGCCGCATCGCGATCGCGGCGCTGGCCACCGGAGCAGCAGAGGGCTGCCTCGAGGCCTCTGTCGAGTATGCGAAGAGCCGGACGATCTTCGGCAGCGCGTTGAGCACGCGCCAGAACGCACAGTTCACGCTCGCCCGGATGCGCGCCAGAGTACACACGGCACGACTCGCCTGGCACCATGCGGCGCGGCTCCGCGACGCCGGGCGTCCCTTCGCCGAGCAGGCGGCGATCGCCAAGCTGGTCGCAGGCGAAGCGGCGATGGACAACGCCCGCGATGCCACCCAGATCTTCGGTGGCAACGGCTTCATGAACGAGTTCCCGGTGGCCCGTCACTACCGCGACTCGAAGATCCTGGAGATCGGCGAGGGGACCACGGAGGTCCAGCTGCTCATCATCGCGCGCGGTCTCGGGCTCGCCGGGTAG